A single window of Ischnura elegans chromosome 8, ioIscEleg1.1, whole genome shotgun sequence DNA harbors:
- the LOC124163808 gene encoding lipase member H-like — MLRRSSFDRLKPTVFVTHGFQSSAQSLCVQGIKNMYMGFHRVNLIAVDWSRIASSINYFVVKQQTIPVGGIVAEFVHFLQVWGGVDLGNIHLIGHSLGAHVMGIAAKTFRNQPRKVGRITGLDPAGPLFKLNDPSTRIDREDGEFVDIIHTCARWLGFTAPIGKVDFFPNGGAIGQPGCPLDILKLGTCSHSRASQFYAESINSAEFMSLPCTSYHDFKNSRNCNLPLKAPMGMPAPARIIGNYFLLTASAPPFALGG; from the exons ATGCTGAGGAGATCATCGTTCGACCGCTTGAAGCCAACCGTTTTCGTGACTCACGGCTTTCAATCGTCGGCCCAGTCCCTTTGCGTACAGGGCATCAAGAACA TGTACATGGGTTTCCATAGAGTCAACTTGATTGCAGTGGATTGGTCGCGGATCGCCTCAAGCATTAACTACTTCGTCGTGAAGCAGCAGACGATCCCCGTTGGTGGGATCGTGGCCGAATTCGTGCATTTCCTGCAAGTGTGGGGCGGAGTTGATCTCGGAAACATCCACCTGATCGGCCACAGCCTGGGTGCACACGTTATGGGGATCGCGGCAAAAACTTTCAGGAATCAGCCCAGGAAAGTTGGCCGCATCACCG GTCTGGACCCAGCTGGTCCCCTCTTCAAGTTGAACGACCCTTCAACCAGGATAGACCGCGAAGACGGCGAGTTCGTTGACATCATCCATACTTGCGCAAGGTGGTTGGGTTTCACTGCACCCATTGGCAAAGTGGACTTCTTTCCCAACGGAGGCGCAATCGGACAGCCAGGATGTCCCTTGGACATAT TGAAGCTGGGAACTTGCTCTCACAGCCGCGCCTCGCAGTTCTACGCCGAGTCCATTAACTCAGCCGAATTCATGTCGCTACCCTGCACAAGTTACCACGACTTCAAGAATAGCAGGAACTGCAACCTTCCGCTGAAGGCTCCCATGGGAATGCCGGCTCCAGCAAG GATCATTGGGAACTACTTCTTGCTTACTGCCAGCGCACCCCCTTTCGCTCTTGGCGGTTAG